A single region of the Zootoca vivipara chromosome 2, rZooViv1.1, whole genome shotgun sequence genome encodes:
- the BNIP1 gene encoding vesicle transport protein SEC20 produces MAAAGDVPVRVCNQEIVKFDLEIKAAVQDIRDCMGPVSTLTELNAKVKEKFQHLRLRIQELEQMAKEQDRESEKQALLQEVENHKKQMLSNQTAWRKANLACKIAIDNAEKDELLRGGDPLRQRKTTKESLAEGASNITENLMGISRMMSQQVRQSEETMQTLVSSSRTILDANEEFKSMSGTIQLGRKLITKYNRRELTDKLLIFLALALFLATVLYILKKRLFPFL; encoded by the exons ATGGCGGCTGCCGGTGACGTGCCGGTTCGAGTTTGCAACCAAGAGATCGTGAAATTCGACCTCGAGATTAAGGCGGCGGTGCAG GACATTCGAGATTGTATGGGACCTGTAAGTACACTTACAGAACTGAATGCCAAAGTAAAGGAAAAGTTTCAGCATTTACGGCTTAGAATACAG GAGCTTGAGCAGATGGCGAAGGAACAAGATAGAGAATCAGAAAAGCAGGCATTGCTCCAAGAGGTAGAGAACCATAAGAAGCAAATGCTCAG CAATCAGACAGCCTGGAGGAAGGCAAATCTAGCTTGCAAAATTGCCATTGACAATGCAGAGAAAGATGAACTGCTTCGAGGTGGAGATCCTTTACGACAAAG aaaaactACAAAGGAAAGTTTGGCAGAGGGGGCCAGTAACATCACAGAGAACCTGATGGGTATTAGCAGGATGATGTCTCAGCAGGTACGGCAGAGTGAGGAGACGATGCAGACCTTAG TCAGTTCTTCACGAACCATTCTGGATGCCAATGAGGAATTCAAATCCATGTCTGGGACAATACAGCTGGGACGGAAGCTCATTACCAAGTACAACCGCAGGGAGCTGACGGATAAACTGCTCATCTTTCTCGCCCTTGCCTTGTTTTTGGCCACCGTGCTTTACATCCTGAAGAAGAGACTGTTCCCCTTTTTGTAA
- the CREBRF gene encoding CREB3 regulatory factor isoform X2, with protein MSYMLPIDPEEKLERNLQATKTTSLDLDLGDLGLEMPQDREMDYQQSSRDNLLSVEDCKDLENLESFTDILDTETSFPANWEQWDTYCEDLTKYTKLASCDIWGTKEVDYLGLDDFSSPYQDEEVIGRTPTLAQLNSEDSQPVSDPLCYPELLFSVKQAQLTSLPAKKIATRAAAPVCSSKTGQAEAPLSESALKGGKPNSSTQIMVKTNVYNNEKVNIHVECKDYVKKAKVKINPVLQSRSSMSQANADAAKENTCYCGAVAKKQERKGNDSLQSHSPVLPFKETQALLLTPPQETPGIVAEENSNSASTSVSDPSQKKEEHNYSLFVTDSLGEQASAGKADPEEEEEEEEEEVEDEDHDEGFGSEHELSENEDEEEDYEDDKDDDISDTFSEPGYENDSVEDLKEMTAISCRKRGKRRYFWEYSEQLTPSQQERMLRPSEWNRDTLPSNMYQKNGLHHGKYAVKKSRRTDVEDLTPNPKKLLQIGNELRKLNKVISDLTPVSELPLTARPRSRKEKNKLASRACRLKKKAQYEANKVKLWGLNTEYDNLLFVINSIKQEIVNRVQSPKDDRVANMGQKLDVLIKDTLGPPVSGQTSEFVNQVLEKTAEGDPTGGLVGLRIPTSKV; from the exons ATGAGTTATATGTTGCCTATTGACCCTGAAGAAAAGCTGGAACGGAATTTGCAAGCAACGAAAACAACAAGTTTGGACTTAGACTTGGGGGATCTGGGCCTGGAAATGCCTCAG GACAGAGAAATGGATTACCAGCAGAGTTCCAGGGATAACCTCCTTTCTGTAGAGGACTGTAAAGATCTTGAGAACCTGGAGTCCTTTACAGACATTCTGGATACGGAAACCTCTTTCCCCGCAAATTGGGAGCAGTGGGACACCTACTGTGAAGATTTGACAAAGTACACCAAACTAGCCAGCTGTGACATCTGGGGAACAAAAGAGGTGGACTATTTGGGCCTTGATGATTTTTCAAGCCCGTACCAGGATGAAGAGGTGATAGGTAGAACTCCAACTCTGGCTCAGCTCAACAGTGAGGACTCTCAGCCTGTCTCAGATCCACTGTGCTACCCAGAATTGCTGTTCAGTGTAAAGCAAGCCCAGTTAACCTCTTTGCCAGCGAAGAAGATTGCAACCAGAGCAGCAGCCCCAGTTTGTTCATCCAAGACGGGCCAGGCTGAGGCACCTTTATCAGAATCTGCCCTGAAAGGAGGCAAACCCAATTCAAGCACACAAATCATGGTGAAGACCAACGTGTACAATAATGAGAAAGTGAACATTCATGTTGAATGCAAAGATTATGTTAAAAAGGCAAAAGTAAAGATAAATCCAGTACTGCAGAGCAGGTCTTCCATGAGCCAGGCAAACGCTGATGCTGCAAAAGAAAACACCTGCTACTGTGGAGCTGTAGCAAAGAAACAAGAGCGGAAAGGGAATGACTCCCTTCAGAGTCACAGTCCAGTGTTGCCTTTTAAAGAGACTCAGGCTCTGCTCCTCACTCCACCTCAAGAAACTCCAGGAATAGTTGCTGAGGAGAACAGCAACTCTGCCAGCACCTCTGTTTCAGATCCTTCACAGAAAAAGGAAGAACACAACTATTCCCTCTTCGTCACGGACAGTTTGGGTGAGCAGGCCAGTGCAGGCAAAGCTgatccagaggaggaggaggaagaagaagaggaagaggtggaggatGAAGATCACGATGAAGGTTTCGGAAGTGAGCATGAACTATCTGAAAACGAGGATGAGGAGGAAGATTACGAGGATGACAAAGATGATGACATCAGTGATACTTTCTCTGAACCAG GGTATGAGAATGATTCTGTAGAAGACTTGAAAGAAATGACCGCAATATCTTGTCGGAAAAGAGGAAAGCGAAGATACTTCTGGGAATATAGTGAGCAACTAACACCATCACAGCAGGAGAGAATGTTAAGGCCTTCAGAATGGAATCGAGATACACTACCAAGTAACATGTATCAGAAGAATGGATTACATCATG GGAAATATGCTGTTAAGAAGTCACGGAGGACAGATGTAGAAGATCTGACACCTAACCCTAAAAAACTGCTACAGATTGGGAATGAATTGAGAAAGCTGAATAAAGTGATCAGTGATTTGACTCCAGTCAGCGAACTTCCTTTAACAGCTAGACCAAggtcaagaaaagaaaaaaacaagctaGCTTCCCG AGCTTGCCGACTTAAAAAGAAAGCCCAGTATGAAGCCAACAAGGTGAAACTGTGGGGTCTCAACACTGAATATG ATAACTTGCTGTTTGTGATCAACTCCATCAAACAAGAAATTGTGAACAGAGTGCAGAGTCCCAAAGACGACAGAGTAGCCAATATGGGTCAGAAGCTTGATGTACTTATTAAAGATACTCTTG GGCCACCTGTATCTGGGCAAACATCAGAATTTGTGAACCAAGTTTTGGAAAAAACAGCAGAAGGAGATCCTACAGGAGGCCTTGTAGGGCTACGAATACCAACATCAAAAGTTTAG
- the CREBRF gene encoding CREB3 regulatory factor isoform X1, which translates to MSYMLPIDPEEKLERNLQATKTTSLDLDLGDLGLEMPQPSVSGMDPPFGDAFQNHMFSEQTLTSTDLLANSSDPDFMYEVDREMDYQQSSRDNLLSVEDCKDLENLESFTDILDTETSFPANWEQWDTYCEDLTKYTKLASCDIWGTKEVDYLGLDDFSSPYQDEEVIGRTPTLAQLNSEDSQPVSDPLCYPELLFSVKQAQLTSLPAKKIATRAAAPVCSSKTGQAEAPLSESALKGGKPNSSTQIMVKTNVYNNEKVNIHVECKDYVKKAKVKINPVLQSRSSMSQANADAAKENTCYCGAVAKKQERKGNDSLQSHSPVLPFKETQALLLTPPQETPGIVAEENSNSASTSVSDPSQKKEEHNYSLFVTDSLGEQASAGKADPEEEEEEEEEEVEDEDHDEGFGSEHELSENEDEEEDYEDDKDDDISDTFSEPGYENDSVEDLKEMTAISCRKRGKRRYFWEYSEQLTPSQQERMLRPSEWNRDTLPSNMYQKNGLHHGKYAVKKSRRTDVEDLTPNPKKLLQIGNELRKLNKVISDLTPVSELPLTARPRSRKEKNKLASRACRLKKKAQYEANKVKLWGLNTEYDNLLFVINSIKQEIVNRVQSPKDDRVANMGQKLDVLIKDTLGPPVSGQTSEFVNQVLEKTAEGDPTGGLVGLRIPTSKV; encoded by the exons ATGAGTTATATGTTGCCTATTGACCCTGAAGAAAAGCTGGAACGGAATTTGCAAGCAACGAAAACAACAAGTTTGGACTTAGACTTGGGGGATCTGGGCCTGGAAATGCCTCAG CCTAGTGTGAGTGGAATGGACCCTCCTTTTGGGGATGCCTTTCAAAACCACATGTTTTCAGAACAGACTCTGACGAGCACAGATCTGTTGGCTAACAGTTCTGATCCAGATTTCATGTATGAAGTG GACAGAGAAATGGATTACCAGCAGAGTTCCAGGGATAACCTCCTTTCTGTAGAGGACTGTAAAGATCTTGAGAACCTGGAGTCCTTTACAGACATTCTGGATACGGAAACCTCTTTCCCCGCAAATTGGGAGCAGTGGGACACCTACTGTGAAGATTTGACAAAGTACACCAAACTAGCCAGCTGTGACATCTGGGGAACAAAAGAGGTGGACTATTTGGGCCTTGATGATTTTTCAAGCCCGTACCAGGATGAAGAGGTGATAGGTAGAACTCCAACTCTGGCTCAGCTCAACAGTGAGGACTCTCAGCCTGTCTCAGATCCACTGTGCTACCCAGAATTGCTGTTCAGTGTAAAGCAAGCCCAGTTAACCTCTTTGCCAGCGAAGAAGATTGCAACCAGAGCAGCAGCCCCAGTTTGTTCATCCAAGACGGGCCAGGCTGAGGCACCTTTATCAGAATCTGCCCTGAAAGGAGGCAAACCCAATTCAAGCACACAAATCATGGTGAAGACCAACGTGTACAATAATGAGAAAGTGAACATTCATGTTGAATGCAAAGATTATGTTAAAAAGGCAAAAGTAAAGATAAATCCAGTACTGCAGAGCAGGTCTTCCATGAGCCAGGCAAACGCTGATGCTGCAAAAGAAAACACCTGCTACTGTGGAGCTGTAGCAAAGAAACAAGAGCGGAAAGGGAATGACTCCCTTCAGAGTCACAGTCCAGTGTTGCCTTTTAAAGAGACTCAGGCTCTGCTCCTCACTCCACCTCAAGAAACTCCAGGAATAGTTGCTGAGGAGAACAGCAACTCTGCCAGCACCTCTGTTTCAGATCCTTCACAGAAAAAGGAAGAACACAACTATTCCCTCTTCGTCACGGACAGTTTGGGTGAGCAGGCCAGTGCAGGCAAAGCTgatccagaggaggaggaggaagaagaagaggaagaggtggaggatGAAGATCACGATGAAGGTTTCGGAAGTGAGCATGAACTATCTGAAAACGAGGATGAGGAGGAAGATTACGAGGATGACAAAGATGATGACATCAGTGATACTTTCTCTGAACCAG GGTATGAGAATGATTCTGTAGAAGACTTGAAAGAAATGACCGCAATATCTTGTCGGAAAAGAGGAAAGCGAAGATACTTCTGGGAATATAGTGAGCAACTAACACCATCACAGCAGGAGAGAATGTTAAGGCCTTCAGAATGGAATCGAGATACACTACCAAGTAACATGTATCAGAAGAATGGATTACATCATG GGAAATATGCTGTTAAGAAGTCACGGAGGACAGATGTAGAAGATCTGACACCTAACCCTAAAAAACTGCTACAGATTGGGAATGAATTGAGAAAGCTGAATAAAGTGATCAGTGATTTGACTCCAGTCAGCGAACTTCCTTTAACAGCTAGACCAAggtcaagaaaagaaaaaaacaagctaGCTTCCCG AGCTTGCCGACTTAAAAAGAAAGCCCAGTATGAAGCCAACAAGGTGAAACTGTGGGGTCTCAACACTGAATATG ATAACTTGCTGTTTGTGATCAACTCCATCAAACAAGAAATTGTGAACAGAGTGCAGAGTCCCAAAGACGACAGAGTAGCCAATATGGGTCAGAAGCTTGATGTACTTATTAAAGATACTCTTG GGCCACCTGTATCTGGGCAAACATCAGAATTTGTGAACCAAGTTTTGGAAAAAACAGCAGAAGGAGATCCTACAGGAGGCCTTGTAGGGCTACGAATACCAACATCAAAAGTTTAG